From the genome of Brevundimonas sp. NIBR11:
GGTTGGGCGGCGAACCCGTCGGGATTCGCGCGCTTCGTTTAGCGATAGGGGGCGTCGAGTTCCAGATTCTTCGCGATCTGCCGTTCCCAGCGGTCGCCGTTATCCAGAAGCCGTTGCTTGTCGTAGAGCAGTTCTTCGCGGGTCTCGGTCGTGAAGGTCGAGTTCGGACCCTCGACGATGGCGTCGACCGGGCAGGCCTCCTGGCACAGGCCGCAGTAGATGCATTTGACCATGTCGATGTCGTAACGGGTCGTGCGGCGGCTGCCGTCCGAGCGGGGCTCGGACTCGATCGTGATGGCCTGGGCCGGGCAGATGGCCTCGCAGAGCTTGCAGGCGATGCAGCGTTCCTCGCCGTTCGCATAGCGCCGCAGCGCGTGCTCGCCCCGAAAGCGCGGCGATTGCGGGTTACGCTCGAACGGGAAGTTCACGGTCATCTTGGGCTTGGCCATGTACTTCAACGACAGGCCGATGGCGCCGAACAGGTCCAGCATCATCGCGCCCTTGGCGGCCTGAACGATACGGGTGATCATCGGACGGGGTCTCCCGGACGCGTGCAGTCGCGGCGATAGCGCTCCGTGTCCTTGTTCATGATGGCGCACAGGCGGACACGCTCCGCTTCACGGCGCTCGATGCCGTCCTGGCGACGCTGCCACTGATAGACGGACGCCGGCTCGGCCTCGTAGGGCGGCGGCAGGCAACCGGTCAGGGTTATGGCGGTGATGGCGAGGGCGGTCATGCGGATCACGCTCCCACCGCGAAGACGCGCCAAGCCGAAGTGACGACGACGGCCACAAGAGAGGTCGGCAGGAAGATCTTCCAACCCAGGCGCATCAGCTGGTCATAGCGGTAGCGGGGCACGAAGGCCTTCACGATCGAAATCATGAAGAACCAGAAGACGATCTTGGCGAAGAAGACAAAGAACAACAGCAGGTTGACGATCCACTGCGGCCAGTCGGCGGCGAAGTCGATCGGGAACCCGGGGTTCCAGCCGCCGAAGAACAGGATCGACATCATCGCGCACATGAAGATGATGTTGACGTACTCACCCATCATGAAGAGCAGGTAGGGCGTCGACGAATACTCGACCTGATAGCCGGCGACGAGTTCGGATTCGGCCTCAGGCAGGTCGAACGGCGGACGGTTGGTCTCGGCGAGGGCCGAAACGAAGAACATGATC
Proteins encoded in this window:
- the nuoI gene encoding NADH-quinone oxidoreductase subunit NuoI yields the protein MITRIVQAAKGAMMLDLFGAIGLSLKYMAKPKMTVNFPFERNPQSPRFRGEHALRRYANGEERCIACKLCEAICPAQAITIESEPRSDGSRRTTRYDIDMVKCIYCGLCQEACPVDAIVEGPNSTFTTETREELLYDKQRLLDNGDRWERQIAKNLELDAPYR